GTGGTGATCACAGCAAGTCATTACTCACAGTGATGATGTCATTCTTTCTGAAGCCCAATTCATCATCATCGTGACGCTCGAAGTCCAATAAAGCTTTTGCCCTTCTCCGTCTATTACGTGATACTACAAGAAAGTTTTCATGATCTCGCTGGTGGCTCTCCATTGAGTAGTCTGGAGTCAGGTCCTAGAGACATGAAGCAAATAGTCAAGATAGACAGATGCGTTTACAGTGAGACCAAGAATCAGAAGAGTTTACCGTACATTTAGAACTGAACTATATATAGTATTGCATacatacaaaaacacaaatgcTTCTTATATCAGCGTACTCATATTTCCAAACAGGACATGACACACGGTGTCCGTACTCACAGTGCTGGAGTGACGAGGGTCCAGACAGTGGAAGTGCTCTGCAGTGCGGGCTATGGCCTCTCGCAGGGCGGCCACCAACTCCGTTTGCTTAATGTTCTTGGATTTCAGGGCTTCTGCCTCATCCTCTCCAAACAGCAGAGAGGTCAGAGTTGATTTTCTACGCAAGGACTGTCTCCTCACCACCTAAAATATATAAGGACGCAAGCTATTTTTGACATCAAAACTTAAGAATCAACACATACTGTATAACTCTTAATCTCTGAAAACCACATGACTCTGTTAAGtttacaaaactaaaaaaaaggacaaatgtcATCTCTTCCTTAGTCACTGACAAAATAACATTTCACAACTTTTTCAGGATTACTACAGCTGACCTTGTTGAGACTGACGGGTGTGTTGTTGCCATTGTTGAGCTGGGCCTGTTCATTAAGGATATAGGCAAGATGTTTGTGACGTTGAGCTTCCAGGGTTTCTTGAGTTAATGTCCCCGCTAGCCTCATTGCTTCCCCAAGCACAGTAGGTCCATCTCTTAGTTGACTTGGCAAGTCTGACAGAGTATTAAAAATGGATGCAGAGTTCTCTGATGATACAAGCTCTTCCTCCTGGATTTGAGAAGCAAAGAAAGATAATCTCTTGaacacaagtttttttttttaaaagtagtttgactttgtttctgtGGGAATGTTTCCTAGCGGTGATGGTGTATAATATCTGTTGTTACTGTATTAATGGCTTTGATTACTCATCTTCCAACCAAAAGAAAACTATGCCACGGTATCACACTGTTAAATCAAATTTAGTGGGGCAGTCCCATTACCTTGATTTTGAGCATGCCCAGCGTGATTTGGAAGAGCACCAGTGAACCCTGGTAAAAGAGCAGATCCCAGATCCTAAGGAGCAGACGGATGTCCACCACACTAGCAAAGGATGTCAGGAACCAGTGCAGTGTGATCAGCGACAACTCTGCATGAACAGGAGGAAGATGTTATATACGGCATACAAAATACAGTTTATCCTCATAAGAGTACATCCAGTTGACAACTGCactctatttttaaattaaCGCACACCTTCATCAAATGCCCTTATTTCCTATGTGATACCATGCACCACAGTGTCACCATATATTCTACtcatctagggctgggcgatatggaccaaaagtcatatctcgatattttctagctaaatggcgatactcgatatatatatctcgatattttttctgtgccataattggggtttcccccaaagcattatagcatagcatctctgttagcttcatttctttctgaggcaaactcttaaaaaaactgtcagttttaatacaaagcctcgtgccaaatgtcacacaggtacctttgttaacagaggtctgcacaatatcaaaatgtataaaacaaatgaaataaaaataaactgcctgcatatatagaataaaaatgcttaaaaataaaacaaatatccctttcctgcataacaattaaattaaaatacaccgtgcaattaatacaatgtagacagtaacaggcagacttttccactgaggttgacagtttgtgcaaatctcaaataaaacattcaagtcaatttgtcacaaaataagctatatcaaaatcattaaaaaaaaaaaatgtaaaaaaattatataatataatatttatttatttatttattttttaaatcgatataaacgatattgtctcgtaccatatcgtgtttgaaaatatatcgatatatattaaaatctcgatatatcgcccagccctatactCATCCTTACCAATGTCATGCTCCTGGAGAAGGCGGTCAAGGGCTGGTAGGTACTGAACGATCAGCTGCCGGAGAACTCTCTGGTCCGTTTGGACTCCCAGCAGAGTTGAGGAGAAGTAGGATGGAGGAAGCAGGTCTTCAATCAGGGCACACATCATCCACAGTGAATCCTCCTCTTCCAGAAAAAGCAACAGGCAGGAAATAACCTGGATGGGATTAGGTAATTACAGATTTGGAAATGtcataaataaagatgaaagcGTTACCATAAATCGTACAGTTGATGGTGTGTATGTTCTCTCACCATGCCAGTGCCTTGGCAGTATCCAATATCTGGGTATAGCCACGCAAGGCCCCTCAGAACCCGTCTCAGCCTCGGCACTCCAACACTGGTCATACTACTGAAACATGCATTGGATGGCATCGTCCGCAAAAGGTCCTTCTCTATCTGAAGGCGGGGGTTAAGAAGGGAAAATATATCATTAGTTCATTTTCAGAAATACAGACagattggggaaaaaaaaatgtattataaaaAATACTGTGTGACCTAATAATCTACTTTCAATCAATTCCATGAGACATCTTTGTCTCGATATGTATTTTTAGCTTTATGGCAGTGGTTCCTCATCTATATCATCTTCAAGTTTGTTGATACAGAGTTGACTACTAGGTAAGTACTTTGTACCTTAACTTCAATTGTGTATATATTTAGGACAGGTGTAAAAGTTGGAGAGTTCACCTGTTTAGATGTTGTGGTGTCATCATTAGAGCTGTTCTTGACAATTTCTTTATAGGAGATCTCGGAAGTCCTCTTCTTCTGCAGCGCTCCAGACAAACGCATCCACAGCtaaaaaatgaaattattttaaaaacaaacagggtCTGCTACAAACAATTCACCAATAGGTGGGATTCCAATCGCAAGGGTCCTTGGCAAAAACCTAGAAGGCTAAACTGCAGCAGCGCCAAGCTCCATTCCATCGTTTTAGTCGTCATGTCTCCATTACAGCGGCAGACACACCAGAATCCAATGGCCCTGCAAGCTAACACGGTATACCACTCGGTTGCTATAACATACCATTTTTACTGTTTGACAACCACCAATAAAATAAAGGATAATAATGAAGaacataacaacaaaaaacagaacaatgaactaaaaataagagGAATTTGCATACACGGTAATGATGGCAATGAGTGACAGGAGACCAACTTGAAGGAGACATTGACAGAGCTGAACAATGTTATCTCCTGTCAACAGCATATCCAAtcagcaccaaaacaccaccACACCCTACCCAGCAGTTTATCAGGGTCACACTAAAGTATCTAATACAAGCCAAGGACTTTTCTCAGCCCCAAATAACACCTATTGTGGAGTTTTTTCCTCAAATAGAGACACACTGACAGTCAGGGTCTCTGGATCCTGTTAATGGAAACCCCCTACTGGCATGAAAGCATGCTTACCTGTGGCCTCATGCTGTGTGGTATGCCACCGAGCACCAGGGAACGCAGCCGCTCCGAGCGTCGAAGGATGGGCTCAATGAGGTCCCAGGTTAGATCCCCCACTGTGTGGTTGTGGGTGAACTCCAGGTGGGCTTGCCAGCGCAGTCGCTGCTGGGGGTCTTCGCGCTGAGGTGAGCCCTCAGATCCCAGCCAGGACTTGGGCTCTCCACCATCTGAGAGAGGAGTTGGTGATATATCAAGCTTTAgtaacatttgttttatttcagattatgacataaataaaatgtgcaaccTCCAATATCAAGGGAAATAGAATACTGAAAAAGGTTTGACTGAAATTAAAGCCTGAGGGAGCCATGGTAGAACAAAGACTGGTTTTAGACATTTTAGAGACACACAAGACTCCTTTAAAAGTCTCCTTTAAAAGTGAAAGCATACACTTTGTGTGTTTATGTTAATAACTATCAAGGAAATATAACGCCAGACTGCTCAGTATTATGACAACAGTGCTGCTAATAGAAATATTGGATTAATTCAAGTAGAGAAAAAAGCTGGTTTTCAACCAGAACATTACAGCAGCCCACATTTTCCCAGCCTTCAACCCAATCTAAAAATATTATGAAAGAGCAGTTCTAAAATCACGAGTCCATTTGTGAACATAATATACTTATTATGCCCAAATACAAAGACTTCTTTGTGCTTCTTGACCTATTTGCAAGAACTGTACCAGTGTAAAAAAGAAACATGGGATGGGAAAggaatgtttgtgtgtgttagaAAAATACCCTCGGTGTTTACTTTGAAGCCAAACTCATCATACTGCAGTTCCTCCTGCTCTATTGGGTCTTTCTGTagagacaaaaatgaaaaacacacatttaaacaGCACACATCTCACAGGGGAATATAGAAAGACGATTTAATATACTGCTCAAGACGGCTGAAAATCTTTTGCAAACTAACAAAATAgagcaaagtttaaaaaaaaaagattttgttcATCTTTGCCATGAAAGTATGTATGCAGactgtatgtttaaaaaaaaaaagaaaaagaaaagagcacCTCCAGAGGCTGTTTATTACAGGGTAACTAAAGTAATATTTACCATTTACAATAGATGGGATCATAATTCATAATGTTGTTTATGAAGCTAATAAAGTGAACAAATTTACTAATGCACATTCTGTTTTGTTCTGACTACATTCAAAAGCACTTACTTGATGGTACTTAGCCAAAATGTCCTGTGGCCACATGCTTGGGGTGAGAGCAGAAAATGGTCCCCCAGGAGCTGGTGTGTAGGTACCTAACACAGAGGGAAAAGACACATCTATGCTCAATTCATATATTGATACATTTTACAAGTTGtgttaaaaatgaaatgaaaccttGCAAATCCTTACCAGACATTTTGTTAATTGAGTGAAAGGCTTCAATGTGGATAGACTACAATCACTCTGCAGAAAGTGCATCAGCTGACATGAACTCTGTGGGATGGAAGAAGACAGACGGCCAGTTACAGTTTTGGATTTCTTAAGAAAAG
This window of the Cololabis saira isolate AMF1-May2022 chromosome 21, fColSai1.1, whole genome shotgun sequence genome carries:
- the sgsm3 gene encoding small G protein signaling modulator 3, with product MSGTYTPAPGGPFSALTPSMWPQDILAKYHQKDPIEQEELQYDEFGFKVNTEDGGEPKSWLGSEGSPQREDPQQRLRWQAHLEFTHNHTVGDLTWDLIEPILRRSERLRSLVLGGIPHSMRPQLWMRLSGALQKKRTSEISYKEIVKNSSNDDTTTSKQIEKDLLRTMPSNACFSSMTSVGVPRLRRVLRGLAWLYPDIGYCQGTGMVISCLLLFLEEEDSLWMMCALIEDLLPPSYFSSTLLGVQTDQRVLRQLIVQYLPALDRLLQEHDIELSLITLHWFLTSFASVVDIRLLLRIWDLLFYQGSLVLFQITLGMLKIKEEELVSSENSASIFNTLSDLPSQLRDGPTVLGEAMRLAGTLTQETLEAQRHKHLAYILNEQAQLNNGNNTPVSLNKVVRRQSLRRKSTLTSLLFGEDEAEALKSKNIKQTELVAALREAIARTAEHFHCLDPRHSSTDLTPDYSMESHQRDHENFLVVSRNRRRRAKALLDFERHDDDELGFRKNDIITIISQKDEHCWVGELNGLRGWFPAKFVEMLDERSKEYSLAGDDSVTEAVTDLVRGTLCPALKAIFQHGLKKASLLGGPCHPWLFIEEAASREVERDFNSVYSRLVLCKTYRLDEDGKVLTPEELLYRAVQSVNMSHDSAHAQMDVKFRSVVCVGLNEQVLHLWLEVLCSSMAAVEKWYHPWSFLRSPGWVQIKCELRVLSKFAFSLSQDCELPDKKEEKEQKPLKEGVQDMLVKHHLFSWDIDG